The genome window AAGAAGCTAATTGAATATCCATCATAATTATGCCTCCTTCCTTCTAGTTTTTAAAACAGCTAATGCTATGAATACTGGAACAATAGCTCCTTCCACAATAGCTTGAGTTAAAGCTACATCAGGAGCAAGTAATAACTGGAATAAAAATGCTACGCAAAATCCAGAAATACCAGTTAAGATAGCTGCTTTAAGTAAGTCATTTTGTAAAAGTGCGATAATAGCGCTTACAACTGCAACAATAATTACCATATATTCAATCATTGCCATCATCCCCACTTTTTTCATCTAAATTTTCATAAATACCTATATCATCACTTAAATCCAAATCATCTTTAAAATCTTCATCAATAGCTATATCATCACTTAAATCCAAATCATCTTTAAAATCTTCATCAATAGCTATATCATCACTTAAATCCAAATCATCTTTAAAATCTTCATCAATAGCTATATCATCACTTAAATCCAAATCATCTTTAAAATCTTCATCAACTGAATCTAAATCCTCTGAAATACCGTCATCTAAATCTGGAACCTCTTCAATTCCATCATCTTCAATATTTGGATTAAGTACTGGATTATTAAGAGTATCTTCTCCATGGAAATAAGCATTAGCTAATGCATGAGCTAATAATGGAGCTAAGAATAAATAAATAAGGGCAAATAACGGTTGACCTAATGCAATAAATGCAATTATACATGCAACATCAACAATCCCCAAAATATGAATTCTAGCATAAACGACGTTATCTAATTTTCCATCAATCTTTAAAACACCTACCACTGCAAAGATTATTAAAAGTGCAGAAATGATAAGTAAAATTGATTGGATTAAACTGATTAAACCACTTTCAATCCCAAATATCATTTAAGCCCTCCTCATAACTGCTGCATAAGCTACTGTTCCAACAATACCTAATAAAAGTAAAGCTAAAGCAATATCCTTGAAAAATCCGATATTATAAATTGTACCGACTGCTATAAGAAGCAAAGTAAGTGCTAAAGTAAATGAAGAAGTACCTATAAGTCCCATAGATATAGATTTATATGTAATAATCCTCAAAGTTGCAAATAAGAACACAATCAATGCAATTATTAAAAAACATTCAGAAATCAATAAAATATCCATTATCATCACATTCTATGATTAATAAATTAAATACAAACCAACATTGTACAAAAATTAATATAATTAATTAAATTAGAAACCACTTATTTAA of Methanobrevibacter olleyae contains these proteins:
- a CDS encoding monovalent cation/H+ antiporter complex subunit F translates to MISECFLIIALIVFLFATLRIITYKSISMGLIGTSSFTLALTLLLIAVGTIYNIGFFKDIALALLLLGIVGTVAYAAVMRRA
- a CDS encoding DUF4040 domain-containing protein, with protein sequence MIEYMVIIVAVVSAIIALLQNDLLKAAILTGISGFCVAFLFQLLLAPDVALTQAIVEGAIVPVFIALAVLKTRRKEA